Below is a window of Ochotona princeps isolate mOchPri1 chromosome 19, mOchPri1.hap1, whole genome shotgun sequence DNA.
TTTTTCTCCCCTAGTTGCCACGTAAAAACCCTCAGTAGCCAAGCATCACCTGGGGTCACACCAGAGGCCAGCGTAGCCTGCAGGATTCTTCGTGGGCCAATCCCTGCCTAGCTCACTGGCCTCATCTCTCAACCCCTCCTTTCTGGCCTTCCCTGAACATCTGAGCCCAAGCTGCATCGCTACATGGTTTGCTTTCCCTGATGCTGTTGTACTGTCGCAGTTCCCAGACCTCCTGTTTGCTATCTTGTGTCTGGAAAGTGCTCAGGGTGGCTGTTACCACCTCCAGGAAGCACTCCATGGCAACCTCGGCTGGGTTAGGAGGAACTCCTCGTCACTCTGAGTTAGGCTGCTTGTTGGCAAGTCTGTCACCCCAGAGGACCAGCCAGTGGTGTAGAGATGTGTCTCCTGCCCGGCAGAGCCACCAGAGCCTAGCCCCGTCTCTCAGACATGATGGTCAGTAAATGTTGGTCACATGAGGAACTTGAAGCATGCAGCCAACTCTGCCACTTACTAACCATATACCCTTGAAGCCAGTTCCTTCACCTTTGCGGAGTCAGGATTGCTCCTCTGAGAGTTGAGAATGGTGCTGTAGCAGGGTGGCTGTGAGGACTCATGGACCAGCATGTGGGGAGTGCCAGCTCACTGTGGGCAGCACATGGGTATCTCTGGTGCTTTCTGCTCTTGCCACCAAAGCATACGTGGCTCCACGCCATTCCCTCCACAAAGCAGTATTCTTCAGACTCTAGTTTAGCGGCGAGATTGCTTTCTTGGAATAAGATTTTCCATGGGGTCCTGGCGTACACGTAACATAACAGCACATCTGTGCAGGGGCCAGGGAGGGTGGGGCACAGGGCCCCAACACTATGCACAGCTGCGGGCACAGTTCCCAGTCGAGCTGCCTCCCAAGGGCTCCCTCTGTCGAGGCCCACCCTTGAGTGCAGGGAAAGGGACGGGTCCCATCCTGCAGGGAGGACCCCTTCTCCTCACTGGATGACACACAGAAAGGTTCCCACAAAGGAAATGATTTGTCCAAGGAGCCAGGGGGGACCTATCCGTTGCCAAGCCAGTAGTGAGAGGAGCCGAGAGAAGAAGAGCCAGGCTGCTGGACCCAGGCTCACGTGCTGTGAGCTGACTCTGAACTGGATGCATGCTGCCTTTCCTGTTCCCACTTTCCTTCTCCTGTCCCTTTCCCTCCATCCCCAGAGCACCTGGAAAgagcacctgcagcagcaccACCGGCTCAGCTCCCTCCTGAGGGGTCTGCACCCATCTGTTTTCTGAAGGCCCTGCTGGCCTCCTGGTGCCCAGCATTGAGGCAGAATACTGGGCTGGCTTGAAGACCACAGACTTGTAATTTTGACCCTGGCCCCTCCAAGCCTCCTAATCTTCACCTCTAGCCATGATAGCCCCATGTGGCATCTGTGGGACACCACTGGACACATTTTAGGCGTGGCCTGGGTCCCTTGAGGCTAACTGAGAAGTGAATGACATTTCGGCAAGCAGGTCACCCTCCTTGCTAACACGCGCATTTATAGCCACCAGAACAGTGTCACCTGCCATGACAGCCTTGCAAAGCCATCTGAGACCCttaggggctcctggctttgatccctCACTCTCTGCAGATTGGGAGGGAATGCCCGTGCGAGAGCCATCTTCCCTTACCCACACCTGCTTTGGTCTTCTATCCCAGATGGTTGTCCCCATTTTGTAGAGAAACCTCTGAGAGCCAGTGAGCTAGCAAGggcatggatggagttcccacaAGCTCAGGCCCGGCAGGCAGCACCCCTGGGCATCCTCACCTCCTCGGGCATCAGGCCCGAACCCAGGGCCCTGGGTGCACAAGCTTTGCCTGCTGAAGTCATGCTCTGTGTGGTGTGCCCGTGCCCACACCTCAGCCATGGGCCTCTGCGGTTGCCCTTTTCTTATTTCCTCGCTCCCACAGGGTGGCAAGCAGAACAAGCCCGTGAGGCCCTGCCTCCACTCCagcaagtggcacagctgggccaggcgtCACATTGCACCTGGCAGCCCACAGGCCCCTGCTGAGACCACCCCTTGTATTGGCAGGAAAAGGAGAAGGCCCAGTTGGCAGCAGACGCCCTCAAGCAGGCAGCTCGTGTTTCTGGAAGCCGGGAGCCGAGGCCTGCCAGGGAAAGGCTTTTGGAGTGGCCCGACCGGGAACTGGACCGGGTCAACAGCTTCCTGAGCAGCCGGCTGCAGGAGATCAAGAACACCGTCAAGGACTCCATCCGTGCCAGCTTCAGCGTGTGTGAGCTGGGCAAGGACAGCAACGGTTTCCCTAAGGACGAGGCTGTGGAGCCCGAGCCCCAGAGCCTGCCCCCCTTGAACCTCAATGGCTCCTCAGAGCAACAGCCTGACATCAACCTTGACCTTTCCCCCTTGACTTTGGGCTCTGCCCAGAACCACACGTTACAAGCTCCAGGCGAGTCAGCCCCACCATGGGCAGAAATGAGAGGCCCACACCCACCCTGGACTGAGGTGAGGGGCCCCCCTCCCGGCATCAGCCCTGAGAACGGGTTGGTGAGGAGGCTCAGCACCGTGCCCAACCTCTCCCGGGTGATCTGGGTCAAGACCCCCAAGTCAGGCCAGCCTGGCCCCGAGGAGCCGAGCCCAAAAGAGGTCCCCACCAGCAAGCAAGAGCTGCCCGAGCCTGTGGCCACAGGTGGGAAGTCACGGAAGGGCAAGAGGCAGGGCAGTCAGGCCAAGAAGAGTGAGGTGAGCACAGCCCCCCGAGCCCCAGCCAACCTCGAGGCGCCCAGTGCCAAAGGCCAGACCCCTGGTCCCCGGCAGCCAGCCAAGGGCCCAGAACCTCCCAAAGCGGGCAGCTGTGCCGAGGCTGGAGAGGGGAGCCGGGGGAGCAGGccagcaccaagctgggccagcaACCCCAAAACTGACAAGGAGAAGGGCAGCTCCTGGCGGAACTGGCCCAGCGAGGCCAAGGCGCGGCCTCCAGAGCAGGAGTCTGTGcagcccccaggcccagcacggCCACAGAGCTTACCCCAGGGCAAGGGCCGCAGCCGCCGGAGCCGCCACAAGCAGGAAAAGTCGGCTTCCTCCTTGGGTGAGTGCAGCAGGAACCCAGTGGCTGACTCCCTCCACCGAAGCCAGGCCGTGGGGTGGAGGGTAGTCCTGGCATGTGGGCAGCACTCCCCCCAGAGCATGGCCCCAGGAGCCAGGCCGTGGGCACTGAGCCCCCTGGCTGTGTCTTCCTAGACGACGTGTTCCTGCCCAAAGACACAGACGGGGTGGAGATGGATGAGACTGACCGGGAGGTGGAGTACTTCAAGAGGTAGGTGTGGcccccccagccctgcttcccaggtcTCCAGTCCCTCTGCCAGCTGGCCTGTCACCAGAGGCTGGAGGAGCTATTTGGTGGGATGGGGCGTGTGGGAAGATGGCAAGGAATAGGACAGAGGAGACATGGCAGGACACTAGAGCAGGGCTTTGTCCAGCATTATTCACTTGTTCTTTTGTGCCATGCCTTTGCTGAACTGTGGGGACAGTCCAGATGGAAGAGAGCCCAGAGATGGAGGCCATGAGGGGCAGTGGGGCTGGTGGATGGAAAGACTACCAAGCTGGAGGCAAGGCAGGCCTTGGAGAGTATGAGCTGAGTAGTAACAGAAAATATACCTGTGACAGCGGGACTGCTTGGGCAAAGCTTTGAAGCTGAAAGAGGCACAACCAGCTCCAAGGCTGCCACAGGGCAGCCCTTCTGTCCTGGAGCTAGAGAGCCCTCGGGCCTGCCTGCCCTGGAAGCCAGAGCTGCTGAGGGGCCAGCCTAGTTTCTTAGAAAACAGGACACTTGAGGTCCAGAGGAGAGGTCTGGTGAGCACAGCAGGGACCCTCTGATTAGCATCTTCCAAACCCAACAGGTTCTGTTTGGATTCTGCAAAGCAGACCCGTCAGAAAGTTGCTGTGAACTGGACCAACTTCAGCCTCAAGAAAAGCACTCCCAGTGCAGCTCAGTGAGGTAGGGCCTCGAGTACCCTCTCCCTGCAGCCGGCCCTCTCTGCTCAGGGCCCGGGGATGGGAGGCCAGTCCCTGTGTGCCACAGTGGCTGCACAGCCTCCAGATGCCCCCTTCTGTAACCCCCTCACCTTCCCAGGGCACATTCTCTGAGCTCCCCACCCTGCTATCCCACCTTGTTCACCCAAGGGTCCCAGGCAGCAGTGAGCCCatgggcctgccccagccctgataCTCTCCAGCTTTGGGCTGGAATCGTGCCTTGCTGGTCTGGCTGCTCCGAAGGTCACCAGATGCTTGTTAACCGAAGCAGCTAGGAAGAAGTCCACCCCAGGAGAGCAGTGAGCGAGGCACACAGGCTGAGCCAAGGTCACTAAAGCTCGGAGGAGTTAGTCAGGGCTTCCCAGAAGGATATACTCCAGAGAGGAGACTGATAGCttctgagaagcagagctgcagccCCAGATGGCCCTGACCTCCCTCCCAGCCACTGTGGGGGTCCACAGGGGACACTCTGGACTGGAAACAGGGAGACGAAGAGGGCACTGTGCCGCAGGCcggggtgctgggcctggggccTAGCGACTGTGGCTCCAGACCAGGCCTCCGTGGAGCTATGTCCCTGGGGTCAGAGGCAGAGGGGCTGAGGTCAGTGACACCACCCGTGCACACAAGGGTGTCTGCCCAttctgctcttccagtgccaaggcAGCTGACCTCCTGGGCCCCAGCTCTCCAGAGATGTCCCCAGAGCCTTCAGGGCTGGGCTCCCTGGGGCCCACGGGTGCTGGCCACAAGTCAGGGCTGTCCTCTGCCCCCAAGAGGGCCAGACTCTTCTGAAGTTTTGCCAGTCTGAGGCATTCACACCCCCAGGCCTGTCTTTCAGGAGCAGGGTGCCCCATCCCCCTTTCTCTTCCACCGGAACCAGGAGGAACAGAGATCCTGGGTGTTTCACCCATTATTCATGCTGAGAGAACAAGGGTTGTACCTCAGTCCTCCCAGTCTGTCCCTCTAGTCTTCCGTTCAAGATAAGAGCTGCCCCTCGGCCCCTACCCTCCACAGAGGGCTCTCCTTTGACCCTCTGCTCCTGCAGACAAGACAGAGAGCCCTGAAGTGGGTAAGGGGTGGAACTCAGGGGCCTGCAGGGCCTGCCTCCGTCCAGTCCACAGCCCTGGCTTGGGGTCCCCAAGGATTGGCCTGCCTGCTGACTGTTCAGTCAGCAGGCCACATTATGAACCTTCATCCTCTGCCAGGCATGACCGAGAACAGTCCTGCTCACTTGTTCCTTCCCAGGCCTTCCAGACTGAGCTGCCTCAAGGCGTCCTGAGACCCTGACTGCCAGCTAAGGGCTGCGGCTTCGCCCTCCACGCCACCCTCCCTGCGGCCCTGGTCCTGGACCTACCCAAAGCTGAACAGAGGTGGTGCTGTGCTCAGGGGCCCTGAGGGCCTGGGCTGCCACTTCCTGGTGCTATGCAGCCTCCACACTTCGCACCCCGgggtctgggctggcctggggcagggggctgATGGTACAGCTGGCCCAACACTGCTTTCtctgtttttggttgttttgtttttatttttatttgtttttaatcttttgttCTTTTACAATTCTTTTGATACTGTGAAGATCTTTCATGGTGAAAGATAAAGCAACATTTGGACATGGAGTTGGTGTGTTTGATGAtcggatgggctgggctgggctgggctgggcagggagtgggccaaGGGAGACAGCTGGAGCATCAGCTCTGTGTGGTCACCAGCCCTCCTGCGCAGGTCCTGGGACAGCTGCCCATCGTCACAGCTGGTCCCTGGCCTTGCCCACGGCTCTCGGCCCCAGAGCAGACAATTTTCCATCTTAGGGAATATGGGAAAATGAGTGAAGCAGGGCTGGCCGACCGGGGTTGAGCATGGCCTGCGGGACTTGCATCAGCCCCCCTTGCCTGCCGTTGGGAGGACGTTAGCGGGGCAGCCCCTTCCTCTGctgtcacacacacccccacaagGCTGGTAAATTGGAGGCTTTGGACTTGGTCTCCAGGCATCTGGCCACCCGAGGCCCTTTATGTTCAGTGTGGCTGTAGCCtgggcagtggaggaccctcacTCAGTGTAAGCTAACAGGGTGCAGGGCCCTCGGTCATGTGAAGCAGCCCACCTCAGTTCCTCCAAGGAATTAGGTTTGTACATTCAAATTCTAGCACCATGGTTTACAGTGCCTCCTCACATTAAACCAATTCTTGACTTAGTTTCCATGGGGAAGGCCCTTGGAGccctgtgtgggagtcctgcgtgcctgcctgccctcctccagGGGCCAGGTGGCTGCTGTCCTGGGAAGCCCCGTTCCTCTCCTCTCCGCCCCCTGCCCTGCGGCTCAGCTGGCACCACCATCAGACTCGGCTTCCTTCTTCAGAAGGTGCAGCTCTGATGGAGCAACCCACAGACCTACAGAGAGGACACAACCGGGAGGGGCAGGCTCTGTGCTCGGGCCCTCTGCAGTGCTGCCACTCCCGCCCTGCCAGGCAACCTCAGGCAGCTCAGCCCCTTTGAGAAAACCCTGCTTTCCTCACATCCCACCTGAAAAAGGCCACAGTGGAAACAGCATctcctggcccttgcctgcttgcCGTGTTTCGGCTGAGCCTCCAGCAAGACCAGTTATCCCGGGACCACACACTGCCCAACACACAACATGGCCACGAGGCCTCGAGGGAGCCGAAAGCCCCCGCTCCGGCCTTCTGAGCCCCGGGTGCACGCTCCAGCCAGCCGCAGCCATCTCTGCTCCCTGCGGGCTCTGCATTTGCTCCTGCACGCTTCTGGGACGCTCAGACCCAGGGCATCCCAAGATCCCCGGGGACCCCTTCACCCACCCACGACGCTCGGCCCGTTCTGCACCGCCCGGCGGCTAGGCCGGGGAGCCGCGGTCTGCATTCGGAGTCTTCCTCCGGCAGCCGGCTGGGTTTGAGCCTTTAGTGCATGCTGCAGTCCCAGAGGCCTCGCGTGACCGCCGCGTGGTCAGTCCCTCGCCCACTGCAGCCTGCGCCGAGCCTCACGACAGCCACTCAAGAGGAAGTTTGGCCCTCGGCACGACCCGGCACGCCGGCGCCGTTGCTAGGCGCCGACGTCCGCGTCTTCACCTCCGATTGGGCCTCGCTGAAAGGACGGGCGCGGCTTCGCCGTGGCGCGCATGCGTGCGGCCACAGGATGGAGGAGTCGGAGCCCGAGCGGAAGGTGGGCGCGGGGCTGCGGGCCGCGCGGGGCGGGAGCGGGAGGCCGCGGGGTCCGGCCTgacgggtgtgtgtgtgcagcgcGCTCGCACCGACGACGCCAATGCCGGAGGCAGCCATTccgaggcggaggaggaggacgaggactACGTGCCCTATGTGCCGCTGCGGCAGCGCCGGCAGCTGCTGGTGAGGGGGCCGCGGGGAGTGACCGCCGGGTCGGAGTGGGCAGGGGTCCCCGCCCGGGAGCCAGGGCGCCTCCAGCAGGGGCTTGACGCTCCGGGCGCGGGCGGGGGCTTCAGCTGCAGAAGCTGCTGCAGCGGAGACGCAAGGGGGCTGCGGACGAGGAGCAGCAGGACAGCGGCAGCGAGCCCCGGGCCGACGAGGACGACATCCCGCTGGGCCCGCAGTCCAACGTCAGCCTGCTGGACCAGCACCAGCACCTCAAGGAGAAAGCCGAAGGTGGGCGTGGGCTGGGCAGGCGCGGGAACCAAGCCAGGGGCACCGCCATGGTGTCTGTCTGAcgtctgctctgcttctccccTCAGCCCGCAAGGAGTCggccaaggagaagcagctgaaggaggaagagaagatccTGGAGAGCGTGGCCGAGGGCCGAGGTAGGGCGGCGGCCTGGGTCTCCGTGTTCCCCCATCCCCGGGCCGGGGGACCGTCCAGGGGTCTGGATTCCTGGAATCAGGGGCCAGCTCTGAACCACGCATCTGCCTTCAGCACTTATGTCGGTGAAGGAAATGGCCAAGGGTATCACCTACGACGACCCAATCAAAACCAGGTGCGTCGGCTCGGTGGCCCTTTTTGAGGGGGCGGGGTAGCCAGCTGTGTGTCCAGGGCTTCGGGTGACCCCTGCCCCTCATGCATAGCTGGACGCCACCCCGCTACGTCCTGAGCATGTCGGAAGAGCGACACGAGCGGGTGCGGAAGAAGTACCACATCCTCGTGGAGGGAGAAGGCATCCCGCCACCCATCAAGAGCTTCAAGGAGATGAAGTTTCCTGCAGGTACTCGGCAGCAGCCATGGCAGGGATCACTCCCAGCCCCACGCCGGGCCCGAGCCTGAGCCGTGAAtcctgcagctcctcctggcttcGGGCGAGGGTGGGGACGGTGCCAGGACATGAGAGTGAAGCCCGCGTTGTCTTACGTAGCCATCCTGAGGGGCCTGAAGAAGAAAGGCATCCATCACCCCACACCCATTCAGATCCAGGGCATCCCTACCATGTGAGTGTGGGCTGCAGACAGCAGCGGTGGGGAGGAGGGTTCCTGTGGCCCCAACGTGCCTGACCCCACACACTGTTCTCCTGCCACAGCCTCTCCGGTCGTGACATGATAGGCATCGCCTTCACGGGCTCAGGCAAGACGCTGGTCTTCACCCTGCCCGTCATCATGTTCTGCCTGGAGCAGGAGAAGAGATTACCTTTCTCCAAGCGTGAGGGGCCCTATGGACTCATCATCTGCCCCTCAGTAAGCTTTGGGGGCTGGAGCAAGGGACGGGGATGGAACCTGGCAAGGGGTGAGAGCGGGGTAGGGACGAGGGGCAGGGCCAGGATAGAAGCCAACGCCACCTACTGGTGCCAGCCTCCCTCTCACACTTGCAGCGGGAGCTGGCCCGGCAGACCCACGGCATCCTGGAGTATTACTGCCGCTTGCTGCAGGAGGACAGCTCGCCACTCCTGCGCTGTGCCCTCTGCATCGGAGGCATGTCTGTCAAGGAACAGATGGAGACCATCCGACAGTGAGGACCCCCCAGTCCAACCCTCCCCAGGGTCCCCTCTTTTGGTGTAGCCCCTGGACACGCTCAGCCCCCAGGGACTCCCAGCCTCCTGGGGCTGCCACTTGGGGCAGAGGTGTGGCCTGATGCTGTGGAGGTGCAGAGGACGAGCAGCCCATCCTGTCGGGGCAGCATGAAGTCAGATCAGGTTTTCCAGGAGCAGCGGCTCCAGGATGTTGAAGAAGGGTGGCTGAGGCAGACGACACGGCTGTAAAGGGCCCCGAGCAGCCGGGAAGGTCAGGGTCATCCTGTGTGGGCTGTCCAGGAAGCCAAGGTTCTGGTGCAGGGCAGGATCCCTTTCCACACAAGTCAGACCTTACCACGTGCTCGGGACCAGGCCCTAGTGTCACAGGCGGGCCAGATGTACTCCTCTGTGCAAGGCATTGCCAGTCCCCAGAAAGGTACAGGCGCAGGTTACAGGAAATATGTATGGTCCCAGGAGTATGGACAGCCAGAGGGGCATTTGGGACAGTCTCCAGGGCAAGGGAGTGTCCAGGAGCAGGGGCGGGGAGGATCTGCTGTACGAAAGCTAGAGGCTGCAGCCACCGCaggagagaactgagtgtgtgcgCTAGGTAGAAACCAGCAAGGGAGATGTGGGGAGGCCTGTGGGCAGGACAGGCCAGCGTGGCCTCTCAGTAGGTGGCTTGGAACTCAGGGTCACTCTGCGATCCCCAGTGGTGTGCACATGATGGTGGCCACGCCTGGACGCCTCATGGATCTGCTGCAGAAAAAGATGGTCAGCCTAGACATCTGTCGCTACCTGGCCCTGGACGAGGCCGACCGCATGATCGACATGGGCTTTGAGGGTGACATCCGCACCATCTTCTCCTACTTCAAGGTGCCCACCCCTGCCTGGCCAGGGTACTCCTGTGCCCTTGCCCCCTGACACACACTGTCCAACCAGCGGGGACCCcgagccctgccctggcccactCTGCCCTGCTTCTGGTGCCGGCTTACCCAGCGCCAATGTCCCCCGTCTCAGGGCCAGCGGCAGACTCTCCTCTTCAGTGCCACCATGCCCAAGAAGATTCAGAACTTTGCCAAGAGTGCGCTCGTGAAGCCCGTCACCATCAACGTTGGCCGCGCCGGGGCCGCCAGCCTGGATGTCATCCAGGTGGGCAAgggaccctaaccccaacccctggGGCAGCGGGAGCTATGAGCGAGGCTGATTTGAAGctgcctggagtgaggagtcGGCCTGGTGTTCCCAAGAGTTTCAGTTCGAAGCCCCTGGCCTTTACCCAGGGAAGTTACTAGGGTTTCCAGCCTTTCAGTGGCACGGCTTCAGGGCCCAGCGCCAGGCGGGGCATGGCCGCAAGCCTAACCCCAGCATCAGCTCACCAGTTGACCTGGTCCCTGTGGTGACAGGAGGTGGAATACGTGAAGGAGGAGGCCAAGATGGTGTACCTGCTCGagtgcctgcagaagacaccccCACCTGTGAGTGCTCCCCAACTGGGGAGAAGGATGGGGGGCAGCCTGTGGCAGGCACCAGCCCTTGACAGCAGTTGGCCTTCCCGGACAGGTGCTCATCTTTGCAGAGAAGAAGGCCGACGTGGATGCCATCCACGAGTACCTGCTGCTTAAGGGGGTCGAGGCTGTGGCCATCCATGGGGGCAAAGGTCAGGGTGGCGCATGCTTGGGCATGGACCCCCCATTGCCATGGCGGCCCCTCACCTAAATCCCTGGTCACGCCCCAGATTCCTCCCGTGAATCTGACATCTGCAACCCACcgtcttccccccaccccacagacCAGGAGGAGCGCACGAAGGCCATTGAGGCCTTCCGTGAGGGCAAGAAGGACGTCCTCGTGGCCACAGACGTGGCCTCCAAGGGCTTGGACTTCCCTGCCATCCAGCATGTCATCAATTACGACATGCCCGAGGAGATTGAGAACTACGGTGCGATGAAGGGGCTGCGCAGGCGTGGTGAGCCCCGGGGGTGACCCTGGGCTCAGGGCGGCAGGCCAgagctctgcttctctctccataGTACACCGGATCGGCCGCACTGGGCGCTCGGGAAACACAGGCATTGCCACCACCTTCATCAACAAAGCCTGTGGTGAGTCTCCCTTAGccctaccccccacccccccccagtCCTCTCCCCATGTCCGTGAGGCCTGAACACAACCCCTCCCCTTCCCGCAGATGAATCTGTGCTGATGGACCTCAAAGCCCTGCTGCTGGAAGCCAAGCAGAAGGTACCACCCGTGCTGCAGGTGCTGCACTGCGGAGACGAGTCCATGCTGGACATCGGAGGTGACTCGGGGGCGGCCGGCACAGGTGTCAGGTTGGGGAGCAGCAGGCCTGAGGGCCGCAGCCTCACTGACCTTCCCCCGTGCCCTCAGGAGAGCGCGGCTGCGCCTTCTGCGGAGGCCTGGGCCATCGCATCACTGACTGCCCCAAACTGGAGGCCATGCAGACCAAGCAGGTCAGCAACATCGGCCGCAAGGACTACCTGGCCCACAGCTCCATGGACTTCTGAGCCAGCTACCTGCTCGCCCTCTCCGCAGGAGGCCCTGGGACAAGAAGCCAGTGTCCCCGGCccagctggcctgggctgctccctgggcCCCCAGAATCACTATTTTTGTTGCCCTTCACCCCAGCTGCCATTAAAGCACAAGCTGTCTCCATCCCAACCTGCCTCCGCATTTCACAGTGTGTGGGACATGGGCCTTAGCCACAGCCTGCTGAGGCACGGCCTTGGGGTGTTCAGGGTGTCtgcttgggccaggccagggacaCCATGGCTGGCCGACAGCCCCCTGTCAGCCTCCCTGTCAGCTGCTTTCAGGGCTTCTCCCTCTCGGGCCTTCCACTGCCACCTGCCTACACAGCCTTCCAGTCTGTAGGCCTTGGCTCCGCTCCCCAAGCAGGCGGCCCATGGCATGGCACTGCCATTGAGGTCGCAGCATGCTGCTGGGACCCTGAGGACTGCCCAGACTGCGTTCAGGTGAGTGGGGACTGTGACACGTGGAAGTGTGGCGGGCACCCCAAGACCACTGGCCAAGGTGCCAGGAAGGCAGGGTCTGGCCATGGCGAGGCAGGGGCTCTGTCAGCAAGGGCTTGGTTGTGCCAGGCTCTTCTGTTCGCAAGGCCTTAACCCTGGTCCTGGCAGGACGGCTCTTGCTCAAGCCTGGCCTGTGGCCTCGAGCAAATTACTTCATTTTCctgagccttggtttcctcatcatTGAGGTGACCCCAAGAGCACAAaaggctgaaacagccagggcaaaaagctgcctgtgtccctctgggCACACAGCCAGGGGCCGGGAGGGCTGTGTCCCGGTCAAACACGCCCCCAGAGTGGCACTTTTCCTTCCCCACAGTGGCAAAGCCACATAGACCCACCACTGACTATTAATGGAACAAGATACGCCCCCGCAACCCCCCAAAACAAATTCACCCTCAGCAGGAAGCAAAGCTGAGACATTCATGTGAACTGTAGGTGCGGCCCCTAGGGACTAGCTCTCCCACACACATGGCTGGAGCCGCCCAGAGTGGATGCCTGAAGTGTGGGGTGGGCACTGTGTGTCCCTTGTGCTCTCCTGCAGTGTGGAGAAGTCAGGGAGGCCTCCAGGAGGAAGAGGCAGCTTCTGCCCCCAGCAGCTCAGCGGTGAGGGATCCCCAGGGAAACAAGGGAGGCAGAATGGGCTACACAGGCCTGAGCACTGAGCTGACAGGAAAGGGACAGGTGTGATGGATCCCCCTGGACCCAGATCACACAGCAGGTTTAGAGGGTGCTGGCCATGGGCAAGGGAACACTGTGCGTCTCTGACAAACAGAGCAACCAGGGAGGACTCTGTCATCCtcgggtgggggcagggctgtcCTAGCTGGGGGAGGGGTCAGAGCTCGTGACTCAGGGGCACCAGCCTGCGGTCAGTCGTTCATCCCCAGCTGACCCAGACACAACCCAGGGGTCACCGGCCCTTGGACAATCAAAGGCTTCTGCCAGGCAAACAGGGGTCCCTTGGGCCAGCCGGAGCTCCCTAGGGAGCCGTGCGTGCACCAGCCCCTAGCTGAAGGCTagactcccctccccctggtctGCAGCTGCTCCTCCTGACAGAGGGAGGGGAAGTGGCCAGAAGGGGAAGTGTGAATAGTTCCTGTCCAGTCTGCTGCCTGTCACCAGTCTCCTCGGGACGCAGGCCGTGGCTGCACCGTGGCCATGGATCCCCTGGAGACCCCTGTCAAGGACGGcctcctctacctgcagcacatCAAGTTCGGCAAGGTGCGACCCTGGCTGCCTGGTAGCTGCCCAGGACTAGTGGGGCTAGAGAACCCAGCCTCTGCCCTGGCCTCATGCCGGagcactgggaaggcagtgggagggtggggggcagGTCACGGGGCAATGGACATAGCCCAGTTCTTGGCCCTAGAGGGTTGAGGCTCAATCCTGATTCAGTGGGGATGGGGGAGCCGAGCATGGGGAAACGTCTAGAAACACAAGCTCATGAGTAGGGTTCCCCAGGTGCCTTAAGGACCTaggggagctgagctgaacttggGGAGACCCTCGAGGTGGAACTCCACCTGTAGAACAGGCTCCTCTATCCTATGCCCAGAGCGGACCCTGTACTTGGGGCCGCCTGACTGCTGCCACCACCCAAGCGGATAAAAGGTCACTTCCTTTGCTCGAAGCCATTTGCATGTTTCCATCCTCACCAGCCTGAAGCTGGggtctcccctcccaccccagcccttggCCCACATGTCCTGGCCAGGGAGAGCAACAAGGATCAGATGGTCAGT
It encodes the following:
- the DDX41 gene encoding probable ATP-dependent RNA helicase DDX41 translates to MEESEPERKRARTDDANAGGSHSEAEEEDEDYVPYVPLRQRRQLLLQKLLQRRRKGAADEEQQDSGSEPRADEDDIPLGPQSNVSLLDQHQHLKEKAEARKESAKEKQLKEEEKILESVAEGRALMSVKEMAKGITYDDPIKTSWTPPRYVLSMSEERHERVRKKYHILVEGEGIPPPIKSFKEMKFPAAILRGLKKKGIHHPTPIQIQGIPTILSGRDMIGIAFTGSGKTLVFTLPVIMFCLEQEKRLPFSKREGPYGLIICPSRELARQTHGILEYYCRLLQEDSSPLLRCALCIGGMSVKEQMETIRHGVHMMVATPGRLMDLLQKKMVSLDICRYLALDEADRMIDMGFEGDIRTIFSYFKGQRQTLLFSATMPKKIQNFAKSALVKPVTINVGRAGAASLDVIQEVEYVKEEAKMVYLLECLQKTPPPVLIFAEKKADVDAIHEYLLLKGVEAVAIHGGKDQEERTKAIEAFREGKKDVLVATDVASKGLDFPAIQHVINYDMPEEIENYVHRIGRTGRSGNTGIATTFINKACDESVLMDLKALLLEAKQKVPPVLQVLHCGDESMLDIGGERGCAFCGGLGHRITDCPKLEAMQTKQVSNIGRKDYLAHSSMDF